One genomic segment of Acinetobacter oleivorans DR1 includes these proteins:
- the murU gene encoding N-acetylmuramate alpha-1-phosphate uridylyltransferase MurU yields the protein MKAMILAAGLGNRMRPLTLYTPKPLLEVGGKPLIVWHIEKLKKIGVTEIVINSAWLADKLIGSLGDGSQFGVDIRWTREDEGLETAGGIINALPLLGTDPFILVNGDVWTTMDFEVLPHIKLNDDLAHLVLVDNPKQHPEGDFTLLDGRAFTFDQDVTGENLTFSGVSVIHPKLFDGLEPGKRPLAPLLKQAMHNQKISGEKLKGAWVDVGTPERLMELDLQIREGFYD from the coding sequence ATGAAAGCAATGATTCTTGCTGCTGGCTTGGGTAATCGTATGCGTCCACTTACGCTATATACACCAAAGCCTCTGCTTGAGGTGGGCGGTAAGCCTCTAATTGTGTGGCATATTGAAAAACTTAAGAAAATTGGTGTAACTGAAATCGTCATCAATTCTGCATGGTTGGCAGATAAACTCATCGGTAGCTTAGGTGATGGTTCGCAATTTGGTGTGGATATCCGTTGGACACGAGAGGATGAGGGGCTAGAAACAGCTGGTGGAATTATTAATGCTTTGCCACTACTTGGAACAGATCCGTTTATTCTGGTGAATGGAGATGTATGGACCACAATGGATTTTGAAGTTTTACCCCATATTAAGTTAAATGATGATTTAGCACATCTTGTATTGGTTGATAACCCTAAACAGCATCCTGAAGGTGACTTTACATTATTGGATGGACGCGCTTTTACATTCGATCAAGATGTGACAGGTGAGAACCTCACTTTTAGTGGTGTATCTGTTATCCATCCTAAGCTTTTTGATGGATTGGAACCTGGTAAACGTCCTTTAGCTCCACTCTTGAAGCAAGCGATGCACAATCAAAAAATATCTGGTGAAAAGCTTAAAGGTGCATGGGTCGATGTGGGAACGCCTGAGCGTTTAATGGAGCTAGATTTGCAAATTCGTGAAGGCTTCTACGATTAA
- a CDS encoding aminoglycoside phosphotransferase family protein, producing MNTQREQLIYTWLTSVLKNDQFKIAFLAGDASFRRYARIQLQNKTYMLMDAPPEKEDCVPFVTIDEFFAGHGVRVPQIVAKDLAQGFLLLEDFGDVLLSTLLNDETVDKYYEQSFKQLIQLQSIDGTNQFPAYSYEKLMSEMQLLTDWMLPSLAIQPTAEQKKTIDDAFDFLARAAVAQPQVIVHRDFHSRNLMKIENELELGVIDFQDAVIGADTYDLISITRDAYVQWNAEHVYQWFRTFYDLLPESAKQNRSFEQFKRDADLMAIQRHIKILGIFVRLFERDGKSGYLKDLPRVMWYLLEESRGYAELEEFMVFINNVVIPKFIEKYGSYEVAA from the coding sequence ATGAATACACAACGTGAACAATTGATATATACATGGCTTACATCTGTTCTTAAAAATGATCAATTTAAGATCGCTTTTTTAGCAGGTGATGCAAGCTTCCGACGTTATGCGCGTATCCAGTTACAAAATAAAACGTATATGCTTATGGATGCCCCTCCAGAAAAAGAAGACTGTGTTCCGTTTGTGACCATTGACGAATTTTTTGCAGGCCATGGTGTACGCGTACCGCAGATCGTCGCGAAAGATTTGGCTCAAGGTTTTCTGCTATTGGAAGATTTTGGTGATGTACTGTTGTCTACATTATTAAATGATGAAACAGTCGATAAATACTATGAACAAAGTTTTAAACAACTTATTCAATTGCAATCTATTGATGGGACTAACCAGTTTCCAGCTTATTCCTACGAAAAATTAATGTCGGAAATGCAGTTGCTCACAGACTGGATGTTGCCATCGCTTGCTATTCAGCCGACTGCTGAGCAGAAAAAAACGATTGATGATGCATTTGATTTCTTGGCTCGTGCCGCAGTAGCCCAACCACAAGTTATTGTACATCGAGATTTTCACAGTCGTAATCTGATGAAAATTGAAAATGAACTAGAGCTTGGGGTAATTGATTTTCAGGATGCTGTTATTGGGGCTGATACATATGACTTAATTTCGATTACTCGTGATGCATATGTTCAATGGAATGCTGAGCATGTTTATCAATGGTTTAGAACCTTTTATGACTTATTGCCTGAGTCTGCCAAACAGAACCGCAGTTTTGAGCAATTCAAGCGTGATGCAGATTTAATGGCTATTCAACGCCATATTAAAATTCTTGGCATTTTTGTTCGTTTGTTTGAGCGTGATGGTAAGTCTGGATACTTGAAAGACTTACCGCGAGTCATGTGGTATTTACTCGAAGAAAGTCGTGGTTACGCTGAACTTGAAGAATTTATGGTATTTATAAATAACGTAGTCATACCTAAATTTATCGAGAAATATGGTAGCTATGAGGTGGCAGCATAA